The DNA window TCTGCCGTAAATAAAGCCATGACTGAACCCCTTACCCTGACAGCCGCAGTAATTGCCAATCTCGCCTTTCAAGAGTTCCTAAAATCCAGCGCTGGTGAAGCAGCAAAACAGTTCACTGCTGAAGCAATAGCTAAGATGAGCGAGCTTCGTCAGAAGATTTGGGATAGGCTGCGGGGTAAACATGATGCGGCAGAACAAGCATTAACCCAAGCAAAGTCAGGTGATCAGAAAGCAATCGAAACCATTGCTACTCTGCTAGGTGTGGAAATGCTAGATGAAGCCTTTGCTGGAGAACTTCGACAGATAGCCCAAGAAATCAATATTCACATCAGCAAGGACACCAACACCCAAGTTCAAAATAACTACGGTGGAACCAACTTCCAAAACAGTATTTCAGGTGGAGAGGTTTTTCAAGGCGAGAACATCACCATCAATAAGACCACTTGACTAGAGTCGTCCGACTGGGACCGGACAAAGTTACATTCCCCTACCGATATACTCAACAATCTACCTCCAAGTGGCGCTGTTGCCTTCGTCGGTCGAGACTCCCAGATCAACCAACTGCATGAGCAACTGCAAAGTAACCAGCGAATCGCTATCACTGCACTTGAAGGGATGGGAGGGATTGGTAAAACTGAACTCGCTTGGGAATATGCTCAACGGTCCTTAATCCAAAATCTCTATTCGGGTGGAGTGTGTTGGTTGCGGTCGCGAGATCAAGAAATCACCACTCAGATTATTGATTTTTCTAAAAGCAATTTGGGAATGAAACCCCCAGATGATCTGGAAGTAGAGGCCCAGGTCAGTTTCATTTGGCAACGATGGCCCCAAGGGGAGGTTTTAATCGTTGTTGACGATGTGGTTGAGTATGAGCTTGTTGCCTCCTGTCTTCCTCTATCGAACCCACGGTTCAAAGTCCTGATCACCACTCGACTTGATTTTGGTGGATCTGTTCGCTCTCTTTGCCTGGAAGAACTCGATAATGAGAGCGCACTAACACTACTAGAAAAGCTGATTGGACAAAAACGGGTTCAGTCTCAATTAGAAGATGCAAAAACTTTGTGTGGTTGGGTCGGTAACCTGCCCCTTGGACTAGAGCTGCTAGGACGGTCATTAGCTAAAAAGCCAGATTGGTCTTTTCAAAAACTAATTGAGCGACTTGAATCCAAGCGACTTGAGGCTAAAGCCCTAACAGCAAGAGAATCAGGAATGACGGCTCAGTTAGGAGTAGCTGCTGCACTGGAGTTGAGCTGGGTAGAGCTAAGTGAGGTAGAGCAGGAACTCGCTTGTTTATTAGGGATGTTTGCAATTGCCCCTATTCCTTGGCATTTGGTTGAAGGATGTCTATCAGATCAGGATAAGGACGACTTAGAAGACATCAGAGATGAAGGTTTAATTGCTAGAAACTTACTCAAACGAGTAGAACAGAGTACCTACCAACTCCATCAAATTGTGCAGGAGTTCTTTCGGATTAAGTTGAATGAGCACACTGACAAAGGGGAATCCCTTAAAGCCGCTTATTGCACAGCAATGGTTGGTGTTGCTCAGAGTATTAATGACAGTCCAACACTTGATGTGATTGCAGGGATGAGAGCCAGCATTCCCCATCTGGAGGAACTAACCAGACAGTGGATTGACCAACTCAGTGATGATGATTTGACATGGCCCTATATCGGTATTGGTCGATTTTATGGAGGGCAAGGAAACTATGGCTTAGCTTTACCTTGGTATCAAAAATGCCTGGAACAGACTCAACAAAGATTAGGCAACGAACACCCTGATGTCGCTCTTAGCCTCAATAACCTGGCAGAACTCTACAGAAACCAAGGACGGCACACCGAAGCCGAACCCCTCCATGTCCAAGTCCTACAAATGTACCAGAAGCTCTTGGGCAACGAACACCCCTCTGTCGCGACTAGCCTCAATAACCTGGCAGGACTCTACGACAACCAAGGACGGTATACCGAAGCCGAACCCCTCCATGTCCAAGCCCTACAGATGTACCAGAAGCTCTTGGGCAACGAACACCCCTCTGTCGCGACTAGCCTCAATAACCTGGCAGCACTCTACTACAACCAAGGACGGTACACCGAAGCCGAACCCCTCTTGGTCCAAGTCCTACAAATGACACAGAAGCTCTTAAGCAACGAACACCCCGATGTCGCGAGTAGCCTCAATAACCTGGCCTTACTCTACGACAACCAAGGACGGTACACCGAAGCCGAACCCCTCTATGTCCAAGCCCTACAGATGTACCAGAAGCTCTTGGGCACCGAACACCCCTCTGTCGCGACTATCCTCAATAACCTGGCAGAACTCTACAGAAACCAAGGACGGTATACCGAAGCCGAACCCCTCTTGGTCCAAGCCCTACAGATGTACCAGAAGCTCTTGGGCAACGAACACCCCTCTGTCGCGAGTAGCCTCAATAACCTGGCAGGACTCTACGACAACCAAGGACGGTATACCGAAGCCGAACCCCTCTTGGTCCAAGCCCTACAGATGAGACAGAAGCTCTTGGGCAACGAACACCCCTCTGTCGCGAGTAGCCTCAATGACCTGGCCTTACTCTACGACAACCAAGGACGGTACACCGAAGCCGAATCCCTCTTGGTCCAAGCCCTAGAGATGACACAGAAGCTCTTGGGCAACGAACACCCCTCTGTCGCGAGTAGCCTCAATAACCTGGCAGGACTCTACTACAACCAAGGACGGTACACCGAAGCCGAACCCCTCTTGGTCCAAGCTCTACAGATGAGACAGAAGCTCTTGGGCAACGAACACCCCTCTGTCGCGAGTAGCCTCAATGACCTGGCCTTACTCTACAAAAACCAAGGACGGTACACCGAAGCCGAATCCCTCTTGGTCCAAGCCCTACAGATGACACAGAAGCTCTTGGGCAACGAACACCCCTCTGTCGCGACTAGCCTCAATAACCTGGCAGCACTCTACTACAACCAAGGACGGTACACCGAAGCCGAACCCCTCTTGGTCCAAGCCCTACAGATGAGACAGAAGCTCTTGGGCAACGAACACCCCAATACAGTCACATTGAAGCAAAATTTAGATACTTTGCGTCAACAAATGAAAGATTAAATTAAAAAAAGAAAAGACGCTAGCCACTGGGCATGTTCCGGGGGCTGGTGTTGAGTCGAAAATTGGTCTGTGATGATGCGAGAGTGGGCACCCCCGAAACGAGCAAGAGCTTAGCGAACCTCAGATCGGCAATGTCGCCATCCCAAAGCCATGCCTTTGCTCTGCTCCCTGCCTTTATTTGGGGATGCTGCATTATTGGAGTTTTTGGGATGGGTGCGATTTTTGGGGATGGTATCAGGGTTGCGATGGTCTCCGACCGGCCTTCGGCCATCGCAATCCCTAACTCAGCAGCCCTTCTTTTTCTGCGGCCTCTCGCGTGACCTTCCTTAGCCACGCTCTAAGTTCTCCTCTTTCAGAATACTTCTCTTCTAAGGCTTTATATACTTCTTCTTCCAGACGAATACTAATTGACTTGGAAAGCTTACCCGTTGAATCATCAGCTCTGGGCAACGGCTTCAAGTGGTCAAATGTGGGGTTCGGATTTCTAGGCATATCCAATTCATAAAATACACAGAATCAGATTAGCATAAATAAGAAAAAATAAGCTTGAGTTCAAGCATATTTGATTCTAAAAGAGAATATGGGGAAAAGTTAGGTAATACAGAATCCATAGAGATTTCAATAGTGTAAACTAGTGTAAATACTAAGCTTATACGCTTGAACTCAAGCATATAGATGATACAATGGTTACATACAAACAAAGGCACCGCCCCCGACTGCGAATCTGAAGCGATGCCCGAGTTAAAACCACAATCAGAGGCAATAACTATGCTTACTTTAGCCGAAACATCGATTTTTACGCTTCATCTTCAGTTCAACAATCCCAACCTGTTCGCCGCAATGGAAGATTGCGAAGATTCACAGGAT is part of the Acaryochloris marina S15 genome and encodes:
- a CDS encoding tetratricopeptide repeat protein; this encodes MLNNLPPSGAVAFVGRDSQINQLHEQLQSNQRIAITALEGMGGIGKTELAWEYAQRSLIQNLYSGGVCWLRSRDQEITTQIIDFSKSNLGMKPPDDLEVEAQVSFIWQRWPQGEVLIVVDDVVEYELVASCLPLSNPRFKVLITTRLDFGGSVRSLCLEELDNESALTLLEKLIGQKRVQSQLEDAKTLCGWVGNLPLGLELLGRSLAKKPDWSFQKLIERLESKRLEAKALTARESGMTAQLGVAAALELSWVELSEVEQELACLLGMFAIAPIPWHLVEGCLSDQDKDDLEDIRDEGLIARNLLKRVEQSTYQLHQIVQEFFRIKLNEHTDKGESLKAAYCTAMVGVAQSINDSPTLDVIAGMRASIPHLEELTRQWIDQLSDDDLTWPYIGIGRFYGGQGNYGLALPWYQKCLEQTQQRLGNEHPDVALSLNNLAELYRNQGRHTEAEPLHVQVLQMYQKLLGNEHPSVATSLNNLAGLYDNQGRYTEAEPLHVQALQMYQKLLGNEHPSVATSLNNLAALYYNQGRYTEAEPLLVQVLQMTQKLLSNEHPDVASSLNNLALLYDNQGRYTEAEPLYVQALQMYQKLLGTEHPSVATILNNLAELYRNQGRYTEAEPLLVQALQMYQKLLGNEHPSVASSLNNLAGLYDNQGRYTEAEPLLVQALQMRQKLLGNEHPSVASSLNDLALLYDNQGRYTEAESLLVQALEMTQKLLGNEHPSVASSLNNLAGLYYNQGRYTEAEPLLVQALQMRQKLLGNEHPSVASSLNDLALLYKNQGRYTEAESLLVQALQMTQKLLGNEHPSVATSLNNLAALYYNQGRYTEAEPLLVQALQMRQKLLGNEHPNTVTLKQNLDTLRQQMKD